A genome region from Bombus terrestris chromosome 10, iyBomTerr1.2, whole genome shotgun sequence includes the following:
- the LOC100643050 gene encoding sodium channel protein Nach isoform X2, with the protein MFMITQDDMRNSTRIVNSNGMMVLIHHRMDYPGLNTNMYTLQVNHELEIAIKPELIQKPAGLQHRNKEKQLVPVCIAEDQNTLEYFSVYRYSNCYANCRIKAMIRLCGCLPFIYDNIAESYNISRCEIEHLSCIQRNAKLIGIVKDIQNENFSCSCRTPCENMNYDNSPNLISLTKASLPNTTDKSAAIKVYMYSQTFQILLTLSAADETYLLASVGGIFSLFLGCSFLSVVEIVYFVYLYCRAIFARKRHEIQTDDTTNEIFVNGRRRVY; encoded by the exons ATGTTCATGATCACTCAAGACGACATGCGTAATTCCACTAGAATCGTGAATAGTAATGGCATGATG GTATTGATACATCACAGAATGGATTATCCTGGTCTTAATACTaatatgtacaccttgcaagTGAACCATGAGTTGGAG ATCGCCATAAAACCGGAACTCATTCAAAAGCCAGCAGGACTTCAACATCGTAATAAGGAGAAACAGTTAGTCCCCGTATGCATAGCGGAGGATCAGAACACTTTGGAATACTTTTCTGTTTATCGCTACTCGAATTGTTACGCAAATTGTAGAATCAAGGCCATGATACGGCTATGCGGATGCTTACCATTCATCTACGACAACATAGCTGAATCCTACAACATCTCA CGTTGCGAGATAGAACATTTGTCTTGCATCCAGAGAAATGCGAAATTGATAGGTATCGTGAAAGACATACAGAACGAGAATTTCTCCTGCTCTTGTAGAACTCCGTGCGAGAACATGAACTACGATAATTCTCCTAATTTGATATCTCTGACGAAAGCCAGCCTCCC GAATACGACGGACAAAAGTGCTGCGATTAAAGTTTACATGTATTCGCAAACTTTCCAGATACTGCTAACCCTATCAGCCGCCGACGAAACTTATCTCTTAG CATCAGTCGGTGGAATCTTTAGCTTGTTCCTTGGATGCAGCTTCCTCAGCGTCGTGGAGATCGTTTACTTCGTTTACCTATATTGTCGCGCAATCTTCGCGCGTAAGAGGCACGAGATTCAAACAGACGACACAACCAACGAGATCTTTGTAAACGGTCGCCGACGTGTTTATTAA
- the LOC100652247 gene encoding cAMP-dependent protein kinase catalytic subunit PRKX isoform X2, whose translation MNGTGTFGRVVLCRHQGTPLALKILSMVDVIRLKQVEHVRNEITVLKEVKHPFIVNMLWSGRDEARVYMLLEFVAGGELFSYLRAAGRFSGPTSCFYAAEIVCALEYLHTKHIVYRDLKPENLLLDSQGHLKITDFGFSKKLTDRTWTLCGTPEYLAPEIIQSKGHNKAVDWWALGVLIYEMLAGFPPFFDDNPFGIYEKILSGRIEWPKHMDPIAKDLIKKLLIADRTKRLGNMRQGADDVKRHRWFKLVEWPLVPQRALTPPIRPRVKAPGDPSCFDDYPETDWRSQPPLPPEQLALFQDF comes from the exons ATGAACG GTACAGGCACCTTTGGCAGAGTGGTGCTATGCAGGCACCAAGGAACTCCCTTAGCGTTGAAAATCCTCTCAATGGTAGACGTGATCAGATTGAAACAAGTGGAACACGTGCGAAACGAAATCACCGTATTGAAAGAGGTCAAGCATCCCTTTATCGTGAACAT GCTCTGGAGCGGAAGGGACGAGGCGAGAGTATACATGCTGTTAGAATTCGTAGCCGGTGGCGAGCTTTTCTCTTACTTGAGAGCAGCTGGCCGATTTTCCGGACCCACCAGCTGCTTCTATGCGGCAGAAATCGTCTGTGCTTTGGAATACTTGCACACCAAACACATCGTTTACAGGGACCTAAAGCCTGAAAACCTTCTCTTGGACAGCCAGGGCCACCTGAAAATTACGGACTTCGGTTTCTCCAAGAAACTCACGGATAG GACGTGGACTTTGTGCGGCACTCCCGAGTATTTGGCGCCGGAAATAATTCAGAGCAAAGGACACAATAAAGCTGTAGACTGGTGGGCCCTCGGTGTTCTCATCTACGAAATGTTAGCGGGCTTTCCGCCATTTTTCGATGACAATCCTTTTGGCATCTATGAGAAGATATTAAGTGGAAGAATAGAATGGCCAAAACATATGGATCCGATTGCCAAGGATCTGATCAAAAAGCTTCTGATCGCAGATCGAACGAAGAGACTAGGGAACATGAGACAGGGGGCTGATGATGTAAAGAGGCATCGCTGGTTTAAATTAGTCGAATGGCCAttg GTGCCGCAGAGAGCCCTGACACCACCAATAAGACCACGAGTAAAAGCGCCAGGTGACCCAAGCTGTTTCGACGATTATCCTGAAACCGATTGGCGTTCTCAACCTCCCTTGCCACCGGAACAACTGGCTCTGTTTCAAGATTTCTAA
- the LOC100652247 gene encoding cAMP-dependent protein kinase catalytic subunit PRKX isoform X3 has translation MVDVIRLKQVEHVRNEITVLKEVKHPFIVNMLWSGRDEARVYMLLEFVAGGELFSYLRAAGRFSGPTSCFYAAEIVCALEYLHTKHIVYRDLKPENLLLDSQGHLKITDFGFSKKLTDRTWTLCGTPEYLAPEIIQSKGHNKAVDWWALGVLIYEMLAGFPPFFDDNPFGIYEKILSGRIEWPKHMDPIAKDLIKKLLIADRTKRLGNMRQGADDVKRHRWFKLVEWPLVPQRALTPPIRPRVKAPGDPSCFDDYPETDWRSQPPLPPEQLALFQDF, from the exons ATGGTAGACGTGATCAGATTGAAACAAGTGGAACACGTGCGAAACGAAATCACCGTATTGAAAGAGGTCAAGCATCCCTTTATCGTGAACAT GCTCTGGAGCGGAAGGGACGAGGCGAGAGTATACATGCTGTTAGAATTCGTAGCCGGTGGCGAGCTTTTCTCTTACTTGAGAGCAGCTGGCCGATTTTCCGGACCCACCAGCTGCTTCTATGCGGCAGAAATCGTCTGTGCTTTGGAATACTTGCACACCAAACACATCGTTTACAGGGACCTAAAGCCTGAAAACCTTCTCTTGGACAGCCAGGGCCACCTGAAAATTACGGACTTCGGTTTCTCCAAGAAACTCACGGATAG GACGTGGACTTTGTGCGGCACTCCCGAGTATTTGGCGCCGGAAATAATTCAGAGCAAAGGACACAATAAAGCTGTAGACTGGTGGGCCCTCGGTGTTCTCATCTACGAAATGTTAGCGGGCTTTCCGCCATTTTTCGATGACAATCCTTTTGGCATCTATGAGAAGATATTAAGTGGAAGAATAGAATGGCCAAAACATATGGATCCGATTGCCAAGGATCTGATCAAAAAGCTTCTGATCGCAGATCGAACGAAGAGACTAGGGAACATGAGACAGGGGGCTGATGATGTAAAGAGGCATCGCTGGTTTAAATTAGTCGAATGGCCAttg GTGCCGCAGAGAGCCCTGACACCACCAATAAGACCACGAGTAAAAGCGCCAGGTGACCCAAGCTGTTTCGACGATTATCCTGAAACCGATTGGCGTTCTCAACCTCCCTTGCCACCGGAACAACTGGCTCTGTTTCAAGATTTCTAA
- the LOC100652007 gene encoding carbohydrate sulfotransferase 11 isoform X1, which produces MTECRVWGTVLLLINISSLIVDTSAFGGRISMNDEKRRSFETEDSVYSWTGPNALARSALVERQERLQYNCEEIFEDRDSLNKDLNPESFRNILVDEQHELLYCYVPKVACTNWKRVLMVATGKWPGNDPMEIPADQAHSPGTFQRLTNYTLSEIERMLATYDKLIVVRHPLERLLSAYRNKLEAKHEKSSRYFQTRFGKKIIRRYRQNATVESLRNGDDVTFREFVEFVTDDSSNETRNEHWKPIYELCHPCLVNYNLVSKYESLVEDATEVLERMGVESVNFPTKPVNSEPTAKKLEKYYSTLTYKQLRKLADLYKLDLRLFDYSLEDVLGFSLA; this is translated from the exons ATGACAGAATGCCGTGTCTGGGGGACAGTTCTGCTTCTTATCAATATTTCAAGTTTAATAGTAGATACGAGCGCATTTGGGGGACGCATTTCGATGAACGATGAGAAAAGAAGATCCTTCGAGACGGAGGATTCTGTATACTCTTGGACAGGACCGAACGCCCTGGCAAGATCCGCTTTGGTAGAACGTCAGGAGAGATTACAGTACAATTGCGAGGAGATCTTCGAAGACAGAGATTCTCTGAATAAGGATCTGAATCCAGAATCCTTTAGGAATATTCTCGTCGACGAACAACACGaacttttatattgttacgttccCAAG GTTGCGTGCACGAACTGGAAACGAGTTCTGATGGTGGCCACGGGGAAATGGCCAGGTAATGATCCTATGGAAATACCTGCTGATCAGGCGCATTCTCCAGGTACCTTTCAGAGGCTCACCAACTATACCTTGTCCGAAATAGAACGAATGTTGGCGACTTACGACAAGCTGATCGTCGTCAGGCATCCTTTGGAAAGGTTGTTGTCCGCCTATAGAAACAAGCTGGAGGCGAAACACGAGAAGAGTTCGAGATACTTCCAAACTCGTTTTGGGAAGAAGATTATCAGG AGATACAGACAAAACGCCACTGTAGAATCGCTGAGAAATGGCGATGACGTGACATTTAGAGAATTCGTAGAGTTCGTCACAGATGATTCGTCGAATGAGACACGAAACGAGCACTGGAAGCCAATTTATGAGCTCTGTCATCCATGCCTGGTTAATTATAATCTCGTCAGCAAGTACGAGAGCTTAGTTGAGGATGCCACAGAAGTTTTGGAACGGATGGGGGTCGAATCAGTCAA tttccCAACGAAACCAGTGAACAGTGAGCCAACCGCGAAGAAACTAGAAAAGTATTATTCTACGTTGACGTACAAGCAACTTCGAAAGTTGGCAGATTTGTACAAATTAGACCTAAGGCTGTTCGATTATTCACTGGAGGACGTGTTGGGATTCTCGTTGGCATGA
- the LOC100652007 gene encoding carbohydrate sulfotransferase 11 isoform X2 translates to MTECRVWGTVLLLINISSLIVDTSAFGGRISMNDEKRRSFETEDSVYSWTGPNALARSALVERQERLQYNCEEIFEDRDSLNKDLNPESFRNILVDEQHELLYCYVPKVACTNWKRVLMVATGKWPGNDPMEIPADQAHSPGTFQRLTNYTLSEIERMLATYDKLIVVRHPLERLLSAYRNKLEAKHEKSSRYFQTRFGKKIIRRYRQNATVESLRNGDDVTFREFVEFVTDDSSNETRNEHWKPIYELCHPCLVNYNLVSKYESLVEDATEVLERMGVESVKKGFIFLLYFVTWEIPWRQHVNSVNIPSSTRGRESEVRSTKNTTHVRR, encoded by the exons ATGACAGAATGCCGTGTCTGGGGGACAGTTCTGCTTCTTATCAATATTTCAAGTTTAATAGTAGATACGAGCGCATTTGGGGGACGCATTTCGATGAACGATGAGAAAAGAAGATCCTTCGAGACGGAGGATTCTGTATACTCTTGGACAGGACCGAACGCCCTGGCAAGATCCGCTTTGGTAGAACGTCAGGAGAGATTACAGTACAATTGCGAGGAGATCTTCGAAGACAGAGATTCTCTGAATAAGGATCTGAATCCAGAATCCTTTAGGAATATTCTCGTCGACGAACAACACGaacttttatattgttacgttccCAAG GTTGCGTGCACGAACTGGAAACGAGTTCTGATGGTGGCCACGGGGAAATGGCCAGGTAATGATCCTATGGAAATACCTGCTGATCAGGCGCATTCTCCAGGTACCTTTCAGAGGCTCACCAACTATACCTTGTCCGAAATAGAACGAATGTTGGCGACTTACGACAAGCTGATCGTCGTCAGGCATCCTTTGGAAAGGTTGTTGTCCGCCTATAGAAACAAGCTGGAGGCGAAACACGAGAAGAGTTCGAGATACTTCCAAACTCGTTTTGGGAAGAAGATTATCAGG AGATACAGACAAAACGCCACTGTAGAATCGCTGAGAAATGGCGATGACGTGACATTTAGAGAATTCGTAGAGTTCGTCACAGATGATTCGTCGAATGAGACACGAAACGAGCACTGGAAGCCAATTTATGAGCTCTGTCATCCATGCCTGGTTAATTATAATCTCGTCAGCAAGTACGAGAGCTTAGTTGAGGATGCCACAGAAGTTTTGGAACGGATGGGGGTCGAATCAGTCAA aaaaggttttatatttttgttatacttCGTCACGTGGGAAATACCGTGGCGCCAGCACGTGAATTCTGTCAACATTCCAAGTTCGACGCGTGGGCGGGA gAGTGAAGTAAGAAGCACGAAGAATACCACACACGTTCGTCGATAA
- the LOC100652247 gene encoding cAMP-dependent protein kinase catalytic subunit PRKX isoform X1: MSGDTTSDEEGSQEDSPRYDIDDLEIIKTIGTGTFGRVVLCRHQGTPLALKILSMVDVIRLKQVEHVRNEITVLKEVKHPFIVNMLWSGRDEARVYMLLEFVAGGELFSYLRAAGRFSGPTSCFYAAEIVCALEYLHTKHIVYRDLKPENLLLDSQGHLKITDFGFSKKLTDRTWTLCGTPEYLAPEIIQSKGHNKAVDWWALGVLIYEMLAGFPPFFDDNPFGIYEKILSGRIEWPKHMDPIAKDLIKKLLIADRTKRLGNMRQGADDVKRHRWFKLVEWPLVPQRALTPPIRPRVKAPGDPSCFDDYPETDWRSQPPLPPEQLALFQDF; the protein is encoded by the exons ATGTCGGGGGACACGACGTCCGACGAAGAGGGATCGCAGGAGGATTCGCCGCGATACGACATCGACGATCTGGAAATCATCAAAACCATAG GTACAGGCACCTTTGGCAGAGTGGTGCTATGCAGGCACCAAGGAACTCCCTTAGCGTTGAAAATCCTCTCAATGGTAGACGTGATCAGATTGAAACAAGTGGAACACGTGCGAAACGAAATCACCGTATTGAAAGAGGTCAAGCATCCCTTTATCGTGAACAT GCTCTGGAGCGGAAGGGACGAGGCGAGAGTATACATGCTGTTAGAATTCGTAGCCGGTGGCGAGCTTTTCTCTTACTTGAGAGCAGCTGGCCGATTTTCCGGACCCACCAGCTGCTTCTATGCGGCAGAAATCGTCTGTGCTTTGGAATACTTGCACACCAAACACATCGTTTACAGGGACCTAAAGCCTGAAAACCTTCTCTTGGACAGCCAGGGCCACCTGAAAATTACGGACTTCGGTTTCTCCAAGAAACTCACGGATAG GACGTGGACTTTGTGCGGCACTCCCGAGTATTTGGCGCCGGAAATAATTCAGAGCAAAGGACACAATAAAGCTGTAGACTGGTGGGCCCTCGGTGTTCTCATCTACGAAATGTTAGCGGGCTTTCCGCCATTTTTCGATGACAATCCTTTTGGCATCTATGAGAAGATATTAAGTGGAAGAATAGAATGGCCAAAACATATGGATCCGATTGCCAAGGATCTGATCAAAAAGCTTCTGATCGCAGATCGAACGAAGAGACTAGGGAACATGAGACAGGGGGCTGATGATGTAAAGAGGCATCGCTGGTTTAAATTAGTCGAATGGCCAttg GTGCCGCAGAGAGCCCTGACACCACCAATAAGACCACGAGTAAAAGCGCCAGGTGACCCAAGCTGTTTCGACGATTATCCTGAAACCGATTGGCGTTCTCAACCTCCCTTGCCACCGGAACAACTGGCTCTGTTTCAAGATTTCTAA
- the LOC100643050 gene encoding sodium channel protein Nach isoform X1, producing MNTRHAILLCYDKMHYSAFQESVSLRERYQSHNQVGTYPENLLNRKSSTVTMSKIFNNQKQNLLYLDTKHNDTILRQSIAKINVNIKSDLTKDVTESTKKEEKNPTPREVLTDYLESTSVHGLQYFGKTNIEVGVLGKILWAFTILTCFVCLSLMLMQFLRRYNENPTNTYIQTFDAPIFRAPFPAVTICPSIPIPMKKRLAILENSILPENVSRELALEMLNYGHLITHPYMNKEFKQMDKLKEFLDANKWSVARFVKTLINCEDMFESCWWSTERIDCTKSIKHSYSSYGLCCSFNYLLENYVGSQKQVSR from the exons ATGAACACCAGACACGCGATCCTGCTGTGCTATGATAAAATGCATTATTCTGCATTTCAAGAATCAGTATCGCTTCGTGAACGTTACCAAAGCCACAATCAAGTAGGAACATACCCAGAAAACTTGCTAAACCGTAAAAGTAGCACAGTAACCATGTCGAAAATATTCAACAACCAAAAGCAGAACCTCTTATATCTCGATACAAAGCATAATGACACGATTCTAAGACAATCAATTGCTAAAATTAATGTGAACATCAAATCAGATCTTACGAAGGATGTAACCGAATCaacgaagaaagaggaaaagaatcCAACACCACGAGAAGTTTTAACGGATTACCTGGAGAGCACTTCTGTACATGGTTTGCAATATTTCGGTAAAACGAACATAGAAGTTGGAGTTCTTGGGAAGATTCTGTGGGCCTTTACCATATTAACCTGTTTCGTCT GTTTGAGCTTGATGTTAATGCAATTTTTGCGTCGTTACAACGAGAATCCGACCAATACGTACATACAAACCTTCGATGCTCCGATATTCCGCGCGCCATTTCCTGCTGTAACCATTTGTCCATCTATACCAATTCCTATGAAGAAACGCCTAGCCATTTTGGAGAACTCCATCTTACCCGAGAACGTGAGCAGAGAACTCGCGTTAGAGATGTTGAA CTATGGACATCTTATAACTCATCCGTACATGAATAAAGAGTTTAAACAAATGgacaaattaaaagaatttttggATGCCAATAAGTGGAGCGTGGCGAGATTCGTGAAAACTCTAATCAATTGCGAGGACATGTTCGAATCGTGTTGGTGGAGTACGGAACGCATAGATTGCACTAAATCCATTAAACATTCGTATAGTTCTTACGGACTATGTTGCTCCTTTAACTATCTTCTTGAGAATTACGTAGGATCCCAGAAGCAAGTATCTCGATAA